The sequence AGGGCGATGGACAGCAGCAAAGTGAACTGCATGTCATTGACTGAGGCTTCGATGGTTTGGGTGCGGTCGCCGACCACTTGCACCTGCACGTCCCGAGGCAAGGAGGCGGTGAGTTCCGGCAGCTTGGCCTTGATCGTGGCGATGGTCGACAGCAGGTTGAAGCCCGGCTGTTTGTGGATGTCGACGATCACCGTGGGCTCGGCCCCCAGTTGCGCGGCTTGCTGGGTGTCTTCGGCACCGGCAATCACCCGGCCGAGATCGCCCAGCTTGATCGGCATGCCACTTTTATAGGCGATGACCTGATCACGGTAGTGCTGGGGATCGAGCAACTGGTCGGTGGCGCCCAAGGTAATCGAACGGCTCTGCCCGTCCAGGCTGCCCTTGGGCTGATCGAGGGTGCTGACGCCGATCACGTTGCGCACGTCCTCCAGGGTCAGGCCGCGGGCAGCCAGTGCATCCGGGTCGATCTGCACGCGCACCGCAGGTTTTTGTTCGCCGTGAAAATCCACCAGGCCGACGCCCGGCATTTGCGACAGACGCTGGGCGATGTAGTTGTCGGCGTAGCGATCCAGCTCCGGCAACGTGCGGGTGGGCGATGTCAGCGCCAGGGACAACACAGTGCCTTCGGCCGGGTTGACCTTGTTGAAGGTCGGCGCGCTGGACATGGTTTTGGGCAGGTTGGGCGTAGCGGTGTTGATCGCCGTTTGCACGTCCTGGGCAGCGCCGTCGATGTCCCGATTGAGATCGAATTGCAAGACAACTTGGGTTTTCCCTGCCGCACTCGACGAGGTCATCGAGGTGACTTGCGGTACGGCGGCAAACGCCCGCTCCAGGGGCGTGGCCACTGAGGACGCCATGGTCTCGGCGCTCGCGCCGGACAACTTGGCGGTGACTTGAATGGTCGGAAAATCCACCGTCGGCAATGGCGCCACCGGCAGTTGAAAATAGGCAAACGCGCCCAGCAACATGATGCCGACTGCCAACAGGCTAAGGCCGACACGGCGCTGAATCAGTCCGGCAAGGCCGTTCATTGATTAACCTCCACTAGATCCGCTGTGGTATCGGTCTTGACCGGCATCACCTTCACCCCCGGCGCTACCCGCGACTGCCCTTGCACCACCACGGTTTCTCCGGCCGCCAGGCCCTGGCGAATCCACTGTTTGCCGTCAACTACGCTGCCCGCGTCCACCAAGCGCGGCTGCACCCGCTGATCCGCACCGACCACATAGACAAAGTTACCCTGGCGGCCGAATTGCACCGCTTCGGCCGGCACCACAGTGACGTCCTGGCGGGTTTGCACCAGCAACCGGGCGCTGACCAACTCGCCGGGCCACAGTTGGCCGGTGGCATTATCGAACTGCGCCTTGAGCTGAATCTGGCCGCTGGCGGCGGTGACCTGGCTGTCGATAAAGCTCAAGGCACCCTTGGCGATTTCCTGACGACCGTCGCGGGTCATCGCCACCACCTGCAAGGCGCCTTTGGCGTTTTCTTCGAGGATTTGCGGCAGATCGTCCTGGGAGACCGCAAACGCCACGGAGATCGGATTCATCTGGGTAATGGTCACCAGCCCGGTGGCTTCAGCACCATGGGCAATGGCGCCCACATCCAGTAAACGCTGGCCGGTGCGCCCGGTGAGCGGTGCCTTGACCTGGGTGAATTCCAGTTGCAGGCGTGCCGTGTCCAGCGCGGCCTGATCGGCCTGCACCGCGGCTTGTTGCGCGGCC is a genomic window of Pseudomonas sp. ADAK18 containing:
- a CDS encoding efflux RND transporter periplasmic adaptor subunit, which codes for MNVLHPRHRLALGTLVVLSLVAAISGFQWIRHAQAAPLKTEAGAVPVQMSPVSRQDLPIWISAIGNVQPLNSVNVRVRVDGELQKVLFNEGQTVAAGSLLAVIDPRVYQAQVAQAQALVAKDQAQLANLRVNLDRASKLAAAKAGPTQDVDTFRAQLAAQQAAVQADQAALDTARLQLEFTQVKAPLTGRTGQRLLDVGAIAHGAEATGLVTITQMNPISVAFAVSQDDLPQILEENAKGALQVVAMTRDGRQEIAKGALSFIDSQVTAASGQIQLKAQFDNATGQLWPGELVSARLLVQTRQDVTVVPAEAVQFGRQGNFVYVVGADQRVQPRLVDAGSVVDGKQWIRQGLAAGETVVVQGQSRVAPGVKVMPVKTDTTADLVEVNQ